GTTTTAATGGCTATTATACATTGGCCATAATTCGTGTCCAACTTCCGTGCAAATAATAAggcaaaaaaatgtaaaacacaATTTGCAGTCTAAGCAGTTTGGAGTGATTTTTAATGGCCCCACAGTTGGCGGATTCTTTTCCCGGACAATTATATTTGAATTCCGCTAATGGCAGCGAAATTTGTCTCCTATCTTGAATTAGGTTATTTATTATAACTTATAACTTTAACGGAAATGTGAATCTCTTTGTTTGGCCGTCGATAATACTGTAAGTTGAAATAGTGAAATGCTTAAGCAGTTGAAGGTGAATCCCTTATCATTTGCCTTATCTTTTTAAAGTACTGAAAGTATCTGTTGAAGTACTACCAAGAAATCATTATAAAAGGGCACTGTTCAATAATAATCTAAACAGTTGTTAACAATGTTTACTAAGCTAACTGCATTCAGTGCCTTTCTGGCCATAATTTCCCTGTGTAGGGCCTACCAAATATCTACTAGTGTTATTGAAGGTTGGTCTTCAACTTCTATTTACCAATTGTTTCTTCTTAAGAGTAAATTTTTGTATCTTTAAACTAGGTGTTGCTTCATATCTGAATACACCCACAGCGCCATTCGTCAAGATTGGAGATAGTTATTACTTTATTGAAAATAAGCTTGATAGAAACTGGTATGATGCGTTCGAGGCTTGTCGCCAAATGAACGCTGACTTGGTGGCATTTGAAGACCGGAAGGAACAGAAACTGATATATCATTACCTTGTTGATAACGAAATGGATACGACTTATTGGACTGCTGGCACCGACTTGGCCGAGCAGGACtcttttgtttggttttcaaaTGGTCAGCCCGTGGCTTCAGATTTGTGGTGTAATAATGAACCAAATAATGCTAAAAATGAGGAGCATTGCGTTGAATACAAACCTTTGCACCCGGAAGCGAAAATGGGATTGAATGACAGGGTCTGCACCTTTAAGACAGGTTATATTTGCAGGGCGCCGCAGCCCAAAACAGTATCATTTATTGTGTGGTAACTAGAGGTGTTAAGCCTTGACTTTGCTAAATgtcttttaataaaaattttaattatccAAAAGAGACTTAGACCTTGAGGGATAATTTGTTCCTCTAAGTTATTAAATACTTCTAATAAGTTGCAGCTTCCGTTTGGCACACAATGGAGCATGTACAAATGCTCTTCAGATCCTGCTGCTCCAAAAGAAGACAAAGTGTTGAAGCTCCcatggagtcctgttgatggATTAGCACACTCGGGGATGGGTCCTGTTGCCAGGCAAGGATAATTGCCTTTGGCTTAGTTCAAATACTTGTGGGTGTGCTTGGGCCAAAAGATGGAATGAGCAGGGCAAACAATATACGTAGAACACATTAACAATGTCCGTTCGATGAACGTGTGTATCAACGCCATATCGATGTCAAAGTGGGCGTATTTGGGGGGTGGAACGATGTCTATGGGATAGGATGGAAAATGAGCGGAAAATGGTGGCTCAagccaacaacaagaacaatgTGTTGCTTGTTGcgccttgttgttgctgcatgATGAATGATTGTGGCTGGGCCACACAAATGGACAAATGGACAGCGAACAACGGACAAACATGCTGACAGGCGGTCTCGGCTTGGTTTTGAGTAcacggtgcgtatgcgtaatgcgtGAGAGGAGTGAGCTGGCCAGAGCACAAggggaaaataataattcatcATGCCCGGGGCGAATCTACcctatatatgcatatgtactACATACACACGCTATACTCGTATATAAAAGTGTATCTGCCTTATTTTTGTGACTCTCGTATTTTTACtttggcaaatgaaattgacggcaaatcaattgaaattgtgtACAAATATATAAGCTTATACAAGAATGCCTTTGTCAGATTTTGGGCCACCTCGATTTGACTTCACCGTCAGTCAgccaaaaatgaaatcattCATGTGCATTGAGGCGTATGCCGTAAATACAGAAGCCAATGTTTAAATAGAATCAGCTTAAAAGAACAGCCTGGATTGCTCAATTTGTTCACTTTTACATTCCTTAGTCCTGTGAAGCGAAAATCGAGTTACGATTATGATTAAAGTACTGGAAATATATTAGAACATTTTTGATAGATAAGCTAGAACCGTTCGACTTAGGATTTATTCCTTTCAAAGTAACATAATTCACTTAAAGAACAAGGGTAAGTCCCCTTTCAACTCCGTTCAAGTGGAATGACTGGTGATTTATTGATGAAATTGATTTCGTGC
The sequence above is a segment of the Drosophila melanogaster chromosome 2L genome. Coding sequences within it:
- the CG43055 gene encoding uncharacterized protein, producing MFTKLTAFSAFLAIISLCRAYQISTSVIEGVASYLNTPTAPFVKIGDSYYFIENKLDRNWYDAFEACRQMNADLVAFEDRKEQKLIYHYLVDNEMDTTYWTAGTDLAEQDSFVWFSNGQPVASDLWCNNEPNNAKNEEHCVEYKPLHPEAKMGLNDRVCTFKTGYICRAPQPKTVSFIVW